A stretch of Mucilaginibacter terrae DNA encodes these proteins:
- a CDS encoding RNA polymerase sigma factor, with the protein MRGYKEATDEDLFLWLKEDDERAFNNLFERYWDRLLETAFYKLQSQTEAEEVVQQIFLDIWRNRAVTQLKYTFRTYISAALRYSIYAAIAQRKKNNQVSIDSLETDDFIDDSTREWLTFNDVRDKLELLVSQLPEKCELVFRMSREDGKSVKDIAEELNISTKTVEAHITKALKVIKSGINQLWLF; encoded by the coding sequence ATGCGCGGTTACAAAGAGGCGACGGATGAAGATCTATTTTTGTGGTTAAAGGAGGATGATGAGCGGGCATTCAACAATTTATTTGAACGTTATTGGGATCGTTTGCTCGAAACCGCATTTTATAAATTACAATCTCAAACCGAGGCCGAAGAGGTTGTACAGCAAATATTCCTCGATATTTGGCGTAACCGTGCGGTAACCCAGCTTAAATATACTTTCCGTACTTACATATCGGCTGCATTACGCTACTCAATTTATGCGGCCATTGCCCAGCGCAAAAAAAACAACCAGGTTTCTATTGATTCGCTCGAAACAGATGATTTTATTGACGACAGTACGCGCGAATGGTTAACATTTAACGATGTGCGTGATAAATTAGAACTTTTAGTGTCGCAATTGCCCGAAAAATGCGAATTGGTTTTTAGAATGAGCCGTGAAGATGGAAAAAGTGTAAAGGATATAGCCGAAGAGTTAAATATTTCGACAAAAACGGTAGAAGCTCATATAACTAAGGCGTTAAAAGTAATAAAATCAGGTATAAACCAGCTTTGGTTGTTCTAA